A window of Flammeovirga kamogawensis genomic DNA:
TATTAATATTTCCTTCAATATTATCAGCCCATTGGAAATTTTGTGATGTAGTTAATCTATTCACAACTTTTTCCATTTCTTCAGGACTAAGTTTTATTGTTCTATTTTCTATTTTTCCGTTTTTTAATATAATATCTGCATTTATAATAATACCATCGTTATTGCTTTTAACATCAACTTGTTTAATGTCTAAAGCATCATCTCCAAACCTGTCTTTTAAGTTCGGAAAAAAAAGAGGGATATTATTACTTTTATGGTCAATAACTATTTTTTCATCATCCTTTATATCAATCGATTGGCAACTTATACAAATAATATTAGTGACAAAAAATAGGATGAAAGTATGAAATTTGCTTAGCATATTATGTTTAAGTGGTACAATTTAATGTAGGTTGTTAGTAATTAATTGTAAGTAAGTAATAATATGCTATTCAAGCAATTAAGTGTTATATTAATGATAGTTCATTAATATTTTTTGACATAATTTCTGAACTACTAACATTCAACCAATTATTTAATAAATCAGCATAAATACTTCTAAAGTCAACAGAATGTATAAGGTCACCTCTATTTAAATTTACTAAATCAGGGTTTTCATTAATAATACCTTCCTTTTTAAGATGCTTACTAATGATAAATACATTGTTTGCAGCACCATGATCAGTTCCTTTACTGGCATTCTGCTTTACTCTTCTTCCAAATTCAGAAAAAGTCATAATCACTGTATCTTTAAAGTGATCTGTTTTTTCTAATTCTTCAACAAAAGCAGAAACACCTTCAGAATATTGTTTTAGTAATTTATTCTGTTGAGGAATCTGACTTGCATGAGTATCAAAACCACCCAAAGAAGCATAATAGACTTTAGAATCCATACCTGATTGAATTAGCTCTGCAATACTTTTTAAATTTTTTCCAAGTGCAGTATCAGGAAAAGTAGTCTTCGATTTATAGACTTTACTATGTTGGTATATATATTCAGCTGATTGATTTGCTTCAGTAAGCGTTTTATATAGATAACCTTGATTTTCTTCGTTTAAATTTTCAACATCTCCAGATGCAAGTGTATCAAATTGACCTACTTTTAAAGTGTTGTAAAATGTATAAGGATTGTCAACAGCAATGCCTTTAATTTTACTACCTTTCATTGCTAGAGATAAGGTGTTATCTAATTCAATTCCTTCTCGTGGTTTAGAACAATTAGCATCCATGTATCTACCCAGCCAGCCAGTATTTAGGTATTGGTTAGCATCACTGGCAGTATGCCAAATATCCATACTTCTAAAGTGTGATCTATTTGGGTTTGGATAACCAACATTATTAATAATAGATACATAACCTTTATGGAAAAGGTCTGCAAAACCTTTCATCTGGCCATTAATACCTAAATTATTATCTAATTGAATTAAGTTTTCTTTTTGTATTGCAATGTTTGGTCGTGCTTTGTAGTAATTGTCATCTAAGTAAGGTATAACAGTATTAAGGCCGTCATTACCTCCAGAAAACTGGATAATAACTATTCTTTTACCTTTGTATTCTTCTTGTATTTGCCCTAAAGTTTGTTGTAAAAATAAAGGTGTAAAAAGAGTACCTGCAGTTAATAGAGATGACTTTTTTAAAAATGATCTTCTTTTCATGATTTCCTACTTTAGCAAAGTTGATATTCTGGTAATGAAATAATTTGAATGACACGTTCTTTAAAACCATCGTAAGCATTAGCTTTTAGATAATTTTGAGCACTACTAGATAATTCCCCTCTAATT
This region includes:
- a CDS encoding DUF1501 domain-containing protein gives rise to the protein MKRRSFLKKSSLLTAGTLFTPLFLQQTLGQIQEEYKGKRIVIIQFSGGNDGLNTVIPYLDDNYYKARPNIAIQKENLIQLDNNLGINGQMKGFADLFHKGYVSIINNVGYPNPNRSHFRSMDIWHTASDANQYLNTGWLGRYMDANCSKPREGIELDNTLSLAMKGSKIKGIAVDNPYTFYNTLKVGQFDTLASGDVENLNEENQGYLYKTLTEANQSAEYIYQHSKVYKSKTTFPDTALGKNLKSIAELIQSGMDSKVYYASLGGFDTHASQIPQQNKLLKQYSEGVSAFVEELEKTDHFKDTVIMTFSEFGRRVKQNASKGTDHGAANNVFIISKHLKKEGIINENPDLVNLNRGDLIHSVDFRSIYADLLNNWLNVSSSEIMSKNINELSLI